The Mixophyes fleayi isolate aMixFle1 chromosome 9, aMixFle1.hap1, whole genome shotgun sequence DNA window GTATCCTAGATACTTGATTTTAGATTTCCCCAGGGCACATTTCTCTAGGCTGGCAGTAATGCCGGAAAAACACTAATGAATTTTTACGCAGTCTGTTAAATGAGTCTTCCAATCTGCCTTAAACACTTCTATGTCATCTCGGTGTGTCGCTGCATCATTTTGCTGAGGACAGAGTACCTTCAGCCATTGGAAGAAAACAGGGCCCAGGGCGTTGAATGGTCATAGATATTAATAGGTAAAGCCCCATGGTTGTGGCCAACGTGTGCTTGAATTAAAGTCGAATAATTGAATTGGagcaatgttttggttttttatgCAATTATCAGCCTTGGTTTTATTCAATGTACTATAGaaattgatatttatatattgtggataTTTTACTATACAATAAAAAGCTACAAATATAATTTCATTTTGGGAGCTTACCATGACCCGAGTTTGTAGAAAGTGTCCGTGTGCCTCACAACACATGCAACAAAACCGGGTAACTGTTCTCAGATACTGTATTGTCGTAGCAATAGGATCCATTCACGTCAAAGGATTTTGTTTTCAAAAGACTGGTGTCTTATTGATCTACCCCTATGATAACAcaaggggctggctgggcagggggcatctgcccccctcccagtccggtcccatagtgggctactttgggtgggtcactgggctactttCGTTAAAAACGATTTTGCACATCTTCCGCACAGTTGTAAAAATCGATCTGTTTAGGCTCTACAACAACGGGAATGCCTCCAAGTATAATTAGGTGAGTGAGGCTTTCAGAAAATGCACCAAGCTGCCAATGCCTATAATCTATCCCAAACCATCCATTGTCCAGCTGAGTTCTGTGCCCAGCATCTGTGCTTCAGATATTACCATCTTCGCGTGTACAAATGGGCACTGTATGTGTGGCCCAGCTAGCTATTGCAGAGTTACTATACTGAACCTGTGTGTTGCCAATATTACCACAACATATACCTGGCTAGCGTCACACAGAAGCACTCAATGTGAAATAATTCTCTTTTATTAGTCTTAAGGTAACAATGGTGCAACTCTCAAACTGTCTTCCTAACTATCTCCTGTCACCTGTACAGGCGCTGAAAGAAGGGCAGACGGTACTTATAACACCAGACGGAGAGCATGTGCTGGAAGAACGGACACAATCGCcccatagaaaaataaataagaaattgcGTTTTAAAATTGGAGATACGATGTCCAGGCTGGACGAAGGGCAAGAAGGGGACTCCATATACATGCCCGCCAAGGATGATCGGATAATAGAAGATATTAGCGTAATGATCTTCTCTTCTTCTGCCATTGTCTCACTGTTCCTCAGACTGATCCGCACATTTAATTATTGTCATTTGTTTCCCCAGTGTGATCTGAACGACACCGTCCGCCGCCAAATTTCACATCTGTTTAAAGAACACAACGGCGCAGGGCAACATCTGGTAATAAGGACCGCAAAACGGGTCCTATGCTCTTCTTATTTCATGTAACATAACTGATGCAGCTTATCACAAATAAGTGGATGTGGATGAGTACACACCTGTCCATTATACTAACACCTAGATAGAGAACACAGAAAGAGACTTCATTTAAAGGGATAGtaaccttacatttatttatttttatctgatGTGTGTGGGTGCAGGAAAGTAAATGTGGCAATATTGCCTGTTTTCATTCTATATTTGGGCAAAgacactgggggctagatttactaagaatccaGTTTGGTGGCGGCTCAAAACCACCacacatcgccggcggtttagtggttcaaaccgccgTGATtcctatagggcggtttgaggctgcgagaaagcaccattgacatttaattatttgggcaatcattatttattgaataaGCGGCAAAATGAATTCAATATTATcttatggggatttttttttaccccctctatattaaggggacaaaattatttcattattatattattcagacagtatgtaatgccaaattgtggaacataaataattatatccactattaacaatcagttaatgttattatatattcacattccccccataatataatgctctaatagtgtccccttaaaaaaaaaaaaaaaaaaaaaaaaaatcctccataagttaatatttattttgcccattaatcaataaataatgattgcccaaataatttaaatgtcaatggtgctttctcttctGTTCTCAAAcaacatgcagtttgagcaatctcgccactcacaaccatcTCTCTTATTTTGGCCAATTTAATTGGGCTTCAGTAAATAAAACCGTCTGAAAAATCGCCAAAAATCAGCGGTTTCGCTtaaccaccctttagtaaatctagccctaatctTACTAAGATTGCAtttctttcaaaataaataacgcacagccacagcaaccaatcaataaTTAGCTTTTATTTGTCTACTGCAAAATACAAagcacaaatacaaatacaagatACAAAACTTGTGCCTAAATACAATGTTAGTAAACATGCCCTTGTGAGTACTCTACCTACTGGTGCAGCCAACATCTTCACATGTCTAAACAGGCATGGTGCAACTTTCTGTTGTCCTAACAAACTTCACACAACAGTATCGCATTTTAAAGTTTCAGATCAAAAGGGTAGTAACCTGCTCAAAAAGGGAAGCAGTGGTTTTTGGAGAAATGGATGTGGCATGCTTGTATTGGGGTCCTGGCCTAATGCATcccaagtttacaatatatatatttatatacaaacagGTTCACCCGGCGTTGCGCTgctccgatttgtaatgtgtagcagtttttatgtattagcaaattatttggtaaatagaccaaaaatgctatttagaaaatgtcGTGTTGTGATTATGTTGTGTTGTcccgaggtttccttccagcagtcaaataaTTGTTTACAACCCGAAaaggatgttttcaatatttgtctctTTGTCGCATTGCTGCTATGTGGTGTAATAGGTTACTTTTtagatactaaataactatgtaagatttggcagcttaaCCTAGAGAGCTGTGGATGCAGATGGGTAAGGGCACTGAAAAGAGAGAAGGGTAGATGGGTAAGGGCACAGAAAAGAGAGAAGGGCAGTGGGGGAAAGGCACAGAAAAGAGAGAAGGGCAGGTGGGTAAGGGCACAGAAAAGAGAGAAGGGTAGATGGGTAAGGGCACAGAAAAGAGAGAACTGCAGATGGGTAAGGGCACAGAAAAGAGAGAAGGGCAGATGGGTAAGGGCACAGAAAAGAGAGAAGGGCAGATGGATAAGGGCACAGAAACGAGAGAAGAGTAGATGGGTAAGGGCACAGAAAAGAGAGAAGGGCAGATGGGTAAGGGCACAGAAAAGAGATAAGGCCACATGGGTAATGGCACAGAAACGAGAGAAGAGTAGATGGGTAAGGGCACAGAAAAGAGAGAAGGACTGATGGGTAAGGGCACAGAAAAGAGATAAGGCCACATGGGTAAGGGCACAGAAAAGAGAGAAGGGCAGATGGATAAGGGCACAGAAAAGAGAGAAGGGCAGATGGATAAGGGCACAGAAAAGAGAGAAGGGCAGATGGATAAGGGCACAGAAAAGAGAGAAGGGCAGATGGATAAGGGAACAGAAAAGAGAGAAGGGCAGATGGATAAGGGCACAGAAAAGTTAGAAGGGCAGGTGAGTAAGGGCACAGAAAAGAGAGAAGGGCAGATGGGTAAGGGCACAGAAAAGAGAGAAGGGCAGATGGGTAAGGCCACAGAAAAGAGAGAAGGGCAAATGGATAAGGCCACAGAAAAGAGAGAAGGACAGATGGATAAGGGCACAGAAAAGAGAGAAGGGCAGATGGATAAGGGTACAGAAAAGAGAGAAGGACAGATGGATAAGGGTACAGAAAAGAGAGAAGGACAGATGGATATGGGCACAGAAAAGAGAGAAGGACTGATGGGTAAGGGCACAGAAAAGAGAGAAGGGCAGGAGAGTCACATGCTTTGTGCAATGTAACAAACAATGCATAGTGCACATATTGTAACTCCTGAGTAAGTGCTATATTCACTAGGTGTCTATGTAAAGGATAGCTATAACTCCCCATGTGGGATCCAGGATAGGGTGACCAGGGAAGTGTTAGTACGGGTGAGTTAGGGTGATTAAAAAGTAGGGTTGGGGGAGCCAGAGTGGGAAATGGTATTCAGAAGTGTTGGCGGGTGTATACTGTAATTTACGGTTCCTATGCATATATAGTTGACCACTAGCCTTAATTACATGCACATTTCCCAGGTTTTAGAGAACTGCTTTTTTTCTCCGCTGTACATTGGTTCACAATCGTACAACATGGCAGCATTTGAAGTCGAACGTAAGTCTCTCAGGCGTAAAATTCCCTGTAGTATTACTGAGCATGTGTAGAATTTAGAGTGAAGCAAGAGTTGCACTTGTGGCCCCCTACACATAACAATAATTAATTCAGTTCAATAACGATATTATACGTAATAGTGATTgctatttttattgtgtttgttaCTGGTTGTTAATTTGCCAACTGGATTCTAGTACCAcaagacatacatatatacagggaAACCGTATATAAACAAGTCCCTCTTTTTCATCTACAATTAATCTCCATAATTTGGCATATCAGAGTCAGTGCTATATATTATAATTGTCCTTTGTTTACTGTTGACGTTAACATGTCCATCATCCCGTTTGGCAAGTTATTTTGGAGTTCTCAGGGTTGACACTGTGAGCGTAGGATACAATAGTGACACTAATCACGTGAACTAATAATCTTTTCCTTCATTGTTGGCTTACTTAAGCAGCGTACTCACTTGCAATTGAGTTTTGCGGGTCTACACGTGTTTTTAACACGTGTACAACACAGGTAAACTGATGGCGCTTAAAATCGTTGTTCAAAGTCAGTTCAAATCCATGTGCATCTTAACTTGCGTTGTTTCATGTTTTTCGGAACGCTGCTTGTTCCATTAATGTGTGTTTACAGCATTTCAGTTAaattgaatatataaaataatctctaataccCTAGTTAAATATCAAACGCGTATCATATTTTTATTAGTAATAAAAAGTGCACCTTGAGTGCCAGTGGGTGCGTAGGATTATGCTGCAATCGGATGAACGCTCTGCTAAACTTTATCAGCATTTTTTTCAGATAATTAGCAGttatttttcttttagttttattttacttaagcTTTTGTCCGCGTCTTGTTTCCCATTCCTTGTCAAGATCCAGTAAAGTTTGTTTTGTCCGGTTAGGACATTTGTGTAATAAATGACATTGATAGAAACCGTGTCACAGATCCCCGTGTGTTTATAAGGAAACAAGATGCATCCATTGATGTGCACAATAGGGACTGTCAGATTAATATAGCAGCAAACTGATGACTTCCGATATTAGGTTCCATAGATGCCATAGATGCTAAAGCCTGATAATTGGAAAGTCAGAAGACTCCaaccatttttctttttgtttgcacAATATAACAGCTATTGTGAGGCCTTTATATTGAACATTTGTGTTTGCACTCAGAATACCCACATAATCCTAGCTGGGTTTAACCTCCTTTTTGTGGTCTTGAGGGGAACTTGCATCCAGTGATGCTTTGCTAGTATCTTTCTATCACCTGTACAGGTActagaagaggagaaggagacagACAAAGATGAGATTGGTAGGCTGGAAGAATTACATCATAAAGGAGACACTGTAACTGAGATATCCCTTTCCAAAGAAGCGGACAAGATGCGCAGACTGGAGGAATCATCCCGTAAGGAGGACGGAGACACGGAACACTGGCGGGATAAAGTCACTGAGATACCCTGTGTCGCAGATGGAGACAAGACCATGCAGGACAAGGGACTGACAGACATAAGAGATATGAAAGTAATCATCTTCTCTTCTTCTCCAGATCTGTCAGTGTTCCGCAGGCTGATTGATTCACACATTGTTGTCATTTTTCTTCCAGGGAGAACCCAGTGACATGGTCTGCCAACAGATGTCATCAACAATAAGAAGAGAGAGAGCAATACTGGTAATATGACCTCTGAGGGGTTCTGTACGCTTCTCACTTCATGTGACATAATCTATGCAGCCTACCACAAATAAGATGACGTGGATGAGAGCACACCTGTCCGATGTACAGAAATACAGATAGGGAGCACAAACAGAGACTTCATTTAAAGGGGCACaaacattttgttctcttatgCATGTTGTATGCAGGAACATATGTGAcagtattgtttgtttttgacttatatttatgtaaatatttggGAAAAATGAAGGCACATTTCTTAACATAGCATTTAGGTACAAACTTAACACtgagccatagcaaccaatcaataaTTATCTTTTATCTGTCTGGTGCAGAGTTtcctaactccagtcctcacgtacccccaacagctcatgttttcaggatttctttaatcatgcacaggtgacttagtctatttggctgggtcagtgaTTATCCTACCTGTTCCatagacagaaatcctcaaaacataagGTGTTAGgggtgcgtgaggactggagttaagaaacactggtctagtgcAAGCCAGCCAATGACAGCACAAATATGACCGGTTGCTGTGGTTTAGTGCAGATTCTCCACCTTAATGCAATGTTGGCAAATGACCCCGGGTGAGTTTGTTTACTGTACACGCAGCCGGCAGCCACCAGTCCTCCGTGGTCCTTCTTGCTCCCTACTCCTCCCCTCTATACAAATGTGTGATAAAAAATGAAAGTACTTCTATCCCCAATATAGAAAGGGAAGGGTGCAGATAGTGGAAGATGTAAACCCATACAGGAGATGATCAGGGTTGTGTAGCCATTGTGCGGCATTACTCCAGATGTTTAACTCATGGACATGTAAAAACCACCTGACTGTCACAGAATGTCCTGAGAATGTTCcacacattattttttaaatgatgacATTTCTTTATATCTCTATTAGATGCATCATATGGGAAAGCTTTAATAATAGAGTTAGTCCCTTTCAGCATCAaggcacatttaaaatacatatagaGAACCAAAACACACACAGAACTTTACTTATTACATCTTAAGAGGGTCTTTGCTAAGGTTAGGTGCACGGGCGTAAGGCAATAGGAGGTGTGATAGCTACAGGGCTTGGATATGAGGGGGTCCAGCAACACCTCTCCTCTGAGGACCCAGCGTTGCTGCTGAGaccctttttgagcagagcaaTCGCATTGCGGGTATACGCCAGGACTGCGCATGCTTGGAAGAGGCCTCTCACACACTTCATGTTGCCATGTTCTGCCCCTTGTTAGGTGTATCACGTCCTTGCTGCACATATGTTACTGCTCCTTTGACGACTATCCAGCATCCGTAGATTACTGTCAAACGTCTCCGGACTGTTAGGCCTCAGACCCACTGGTATAAAAATGTGTATGTTGTGCtagcatttattatttatttgtaaatctcTTTATAGAAATGGACAAGTAGGTAAGTAGTAGAAGAACTAGCTGCACATTTTCAATTAgacaaaacacaatttttaacgctaGAACAATGCAGGGAATAATAAGGGAATGGGTCAAACACTGGACATAAACGTAATGTACATGGCGGGGCGAGGTTGGTGGGACACATGGACACACATTGAACTATGGTGGTTTTGTCTTCCAGGGTCAGCTGAGTGACACAGTCTGCCGGCAGATATCAGTGATAAGGAAAGGAGATGGCACAAAGAAACAGGTGATAATTATGTCCCATTGTAACATCATTTATACTAGTTACCCACAGATAAGAGGATGTGGATGAGGGCACACCTGTCCGATATACTAACAAAGAGATATGGAAGACAGAAAGAGACTTTATTTCAAATTACATTATTACAgcctggtggcacagtggttagcattgctgcctctcagagctgggttcaattccaaccagggccctacctgtgtggagtgtgtatgttctccccctgtttgtgtgggtttgctctagattcctcccacactctgaaaTTATATTGGTcaggtgtatgtgtgtttgtatgtgttatATGTTTATGGTAGgggatatagactgtaagctccactgcagcagggactgatgtgaatgattagatATTCTCTATAGACAATGGCGTAATATATAGACAGTAAAAACGTAACATAgatttttcttcttttactatgtTGTAAGCAGGAAAGTAAATgcgaaaatactgtctgtttttttgttctgtatttgtGTAAAGATAGGCCAAACATAGGGCACATCTACTAACATTGCAATTAGGTGCCACATTTACACagaactatagcaaccaatcagtaacTGACATTTATCTTTCTCGTGCAAGTCAGCTAATGATAGCATgtatttgattggttgttatgattTAGTGCAGATTATGCACCTTAATGCAATGTCAGTAAATGAGCCCAAGTGAGTTTGTTTACCACTCCCCAGCCTTCTCCTACTCCTTACCCTTCTACTGCTCCTTACCCTTCTCCTGCTTGTTACCCTTCTCCTGCTCCTTACCCTTCTACTGCTCCTTACCCTTCTCCCACTCCTTACCCTTCTCCTGCTCCTTACCCTTCTCCTGCTCCTTACCCTTCTCCTGCCCCTTACCCTTCTCCCACTCCTTACTCTTCTACTGCTCCTTCTCCTGCTCCTTACCCTTCTCCTGTTCCCTACCCTTCGACTGCTCCTTACCCTTCTCCCACTCCTTACCCTTCTACTGCTCCTTATCCTTCTCCTTACCCTTCTACTGCTCCTTCTCCTGCTGCTTACCCTTCTACTGCTCCTTCTCCTGCTGCTTACCCTTCTACTGCTCCTTACCCTTCTCCTGCTCCTTACCCTTCTActgctccttctccttctcctgctGCTTACCCTTCTACTGCTCCTTACCCCATTCCTGCTCCTTACCCTTCTCCTGCTTCTTAACCTTCTCCTGCTCCCTACCCTTCTCCTGATTTCTACCCTTCTTCTGCTTCTTACCCCATTCCTGCTCCTTACCCTTCTACTGCTCCTTACCATCTCCTGATCCCTACCCTTCTCCTGCACCCTACCCTCCTCCTGCTCCTTACCTTCTCCTAATCCCTACACTTCTTCTGATCCCTACCCTTCTCCTGCTCCTGAGATCTATCGTTGTCAGGTGTGTTAAACATACAGCTTCACTGGTGTTTGCACTGCAATGTACCTGAACCATTACATGTAGCTCTGTGGTGAATAACTCTTGAACTGGGAGAGTGTGGTTTTATTAGGGACATAACCCTACTTACTCAGCGTTATCACTTGCAGCAGAATAGATCTACATATAACACTGTTTACAAATAACTAACTTTTACTTATGGTAAAGAAGAAAATGTTCTGTACTCAACATGGGGCACTGGAATATGAATATAATCATCAGGTAGATTTAATTACTGGCTCTAACTTGTGACTTATCTTTTTGGTATTTCAGGCTGTGCCGATGACGACCTGCCCTATGGAAAcaactaaaaaaaagaaattctctTTGTCCAATCTTTTCGGCTGTTGCAAAGGACGATCCGCAAAGTGACAGCGACGATGTACAAAGGGCGGCTTGCAGAACGATTTAGGGAAAACAACTTAAACACAAGAAAACCAAAGTGACAACAACCTTAATAAAACATAGTAATGGTTATGACCAAAACACCAAACATTTCTCTGCAAGTCCCTTTGTCATTTTAATAAACGGTCGTTGTCTGTATTATAATGGTCTGTCTTTTTGAAGCTCCATTAATGGAGatacttatttgtacaatgatGTCCGTCTTACCCGCTGATATGTTCCAAAATGTAATGTCCTTTCCTTTGTCATAGGCACTAACGTCCACAAACATTTTTTGGGGAGACCGCTGGTTCTTAACACACTCAAAACATCAATATTAACCAGGTTACCAATGTATAAAATCCATCCGGTCCCTGATTACTCAGCAAGAGAATATATGTACAGGTTAGTGGCACCATCCGATGACCCCAGGAATTCCGTGTACatgccaaattccatcacaataacCCGTCTCCTTCCCCCTATATCAGTGGTAGCGAGGCAGGGTTTAAGCACGATCATGCCAGAGAATGCAATGCTCCtttatgcagtgtcggactggggcatgaacgGCCCCCCGgtgggactgcaacgctaggggcccaccagagggggtgtggccagccatcaaagatgcgacaccagacactagagggggagtggtcagcccacaaaggacagctagcaccatagtgtagtatataaagaatatacagtcttgacctgccccttagattgggcggaacagtcaccaaaaatcgggattgtcccactagactcagaacatttgacagactgtcctacctgttcttgtcactttcaccacttgtagctgctggtttctttagttgcggcttgtctgaatcctggaatgttgggggccctatttggaaaaaaaattacaaccaggcccggcgttaaatcaataggacctacGATTAATACTTAGAccctcctcccctcttcttcatcactctgtgtctcgCCCCCCTCTTCttattcatcactgtgccccccctcttcatcactttgtgccccccccctcttcttcatcactctgtgcccccctcttcttcatcactttgtgccccccccttttcttcatcactctgtgccccccccctcttcttcatcactctgttcctttctgtttccctccccttgtctccgttcttttacttaccttcctatagGCTTCTtccatctcttttcttctgttttctttcttccgtactgggtcctctctgcggcgctcctcactcaATGTCGGGCgtaacttgatgacgtcacgcctgacattcaatgtgaatggagcagagaggaggggcgacGTGGTTTACAGgggtcggggcctaccagggGATAGCCTGGCTTCCCAGCAGGCAAGCCCAACCCTGCCTTTATGAGCTGATgaatttattattagttttctttAGAATCTAggggatttatcaaaccttctaaaaaaaggaaaagtggacatgttgctcatagcaaccaatcagattctagctctcattttctagaatgtactaaatacataagagctagaatctgattggttgctatgggcaacacctatgGTTTTCCTTTTCAAAaagtttgctaaatctacccctaatATAGAGCAGCTCTATTTCCCCTTAtcacacatacaaaacaattaCACACTGATGGGAATATGGACTTGTTTTAACATGCATTCTGGTTTCAGCTAGGATTGATATCACTGACTACTACAATAAATTGGATTAATGAATTGGAAATGTATCAGATACTCCATTTTGACAGTCGATCTGCAATGCAGACATTAAAATCACAATTTGCAAAAGCCTGGTTCATCAAtggaggtaatatatatatatacaggtcacGTTAACGGCTTAGAGCTAAATGCAACATAgttcatatgtatttatttttgttctgtgttgAATATAATATACACGATCTTTCAGTACACCCGATACTAGGAGTAAGCACACtcaatctgggtacacactacagaaaattactgcagatgcgatttctgtaacgattttaccaacgactgagagTCCCGATGagtatgctgattcatgtgtacacacctgcaCGATTTACGgtcagatatgtgctcttcatctgtcataaccatctgttgaaaagaCCAAACGATACGACGAGCTTTGGAACGATTAAACATGATCGTGCGAGAGtaaacactaatgcaatattggtcgtttatcgtgtgattgctcAATAGTTGGTTGCAAAacccgtagtgtgtacccagcttagatTGTAGTATTTTAAGTTTATGTCATTCAAAATTCTTGCTTCATTAGGTCATCAGTGTTCAGAATTGATCCCTCATTACCCTATGCCGCAACATTTCTTGGTTAAGATGGtagatacatttaattaaattctACATCCCTCGTTACGGAGATCTTTGCATGGTGTTATTATATGGTTATAAAGTGCACATGCCATATGCACATTCTGGTCGTACGCTCCTGAAGTGTGTACACACCACGCGCCCTCGTTCTCAGACAGCAGTGCAAATGCTAATATGTGACATCACGTTCCCACATTAGCGCACACTGGGCGATGGGAGGGGTAGAGCGGATTAAGGGCATTTATTACTGAGCGTGGgttacatatctcccaacatttagatcctgaaagagggacaaaataagcctGTCCCTGTTACGTCAAAACACCGGCCACAAAGGAACAAATGTGGGCAAACCCCCACCCACTTTCCTGATAAGCCCTGCCCCTTTTGCGGTCCGCGACTCAGGGTGTCCCTCCAAAATACTGACCACTGGGAGGTATGGGATTAGGTGCACAACCTCGCTTACGTTTTTGGTAAACATGCAGAAACGAGGTTTCATTTTGCAGGGTGGGATTATTTCAGTGAGACAAAGTGGTGAAGTGGGCACAGTGACGGGGCGATTTCAGTGCAGCAGGAGGGCGTACAGCCTTGTCCTCCCCAAGAAAGCCCTTCAATGCTCCGCCCCCTCCGAGGTCAGGTCTTGTTCCTATATTTATAATGGGACATACTGTGCACtgtcttcaaacacacaaaagtgacacataataCAAAGTTCTGCCATACCCCCAAATCTTATAATTATCATAGTTATAAACGGTGCATCGCACTCGACACACATCCAgctgcatgcaccgttttaatgattttgccatcgacctgctacgctcgacaggacgattcaagtccacggggaccaaacatcaaatgttaatAAGTTACTTTTACAACGTGGAAAATCCGTCGAAAAAGGGTGCCagaactcagttccggtgagttctatgacaaaaaaaagcactggttataAATAGAGATAAAACAAGCAGCATTTCAGGAGGAAACCGTTATAAGGAATATAGGAGCTGATTCACCCTGTGCATTTTCCAGAGCGTTTCCAAAGAACTTCAAGTGGGCCTATACTATGACATAGAGCTAGTACAGTGTATGTATAAGGGAGCACTGCGGATCCAATATTTATGTCTGCCGCATTGTTCAATCGCCTGCATTCTGGAAAATGTATAGTATGCTGGTATACATCTTTA harbors:
- the LOC142101166 gene encoding uncharacterized protein LOC142101166 → MLHNPSSSLLFILEQGKIPQEQQLFIPIVNMPVIKGCSDRSEAFTRATAITPDRSSRVEEDTVTYSEPYETEETLVTGTSYHEGRKYINHSPVFWEKEDYEFIRAIIPAKHYEPSRERRCSESEQVQKQLARVLSATEMSDFEEPFRSYIQDNETTQLISVNKALKEGQTVLITPDGEHVLEERTQSPHRKINKKLRFKIGDTMSRLDEGQEGDSIYMPAKDDRIIEDISCDLNDTVRRQISHLFKEHNGAGQHLVLEEEKETDKDEIGRLEELHHKGDTVTEISLSKEADKMRRLEESSRKEDGDTEHWRDKVTEIPCVADGDKTMQDKGLTDIRDMKGEPSDMVCQQMSSTIRRERAILGQLSDTVCRQISVIRKGDGTKKQAVPMTTCPMETTKKKKFSLSNLFGCCKGRSAK